Genomic segment of Vicinamibacterales bacterium:
CGCAGTGCTGCAGACGCTCGGCGGCCTGCTGATCGCGCTCCGCGACGATGCGGGAGCGAAAGCACGGCTCGAGCGCGCGCAGCGCATTCGCGAGGCGGCCTATGGGGCCGGCGACCCGGCCACGCTTCGCACGCTGGTCAACCTGGCGATCCTGCATCAGGAGACAGGAGACTACGCCGGGGCGCGGGAGCGTTATCGGCGCGCGCGGATGCTCGCCGGAACGATGCGCCTCTCTGCTGACCTGCTCACGCTCCATGTTCTGTCCGGCACCGCGGTGGTACTCAGCGATCTCGCCGGCGATCCGGCCGGCGCGGCGAGCCTGAACGAACGCCTGCTGGCCTTCACGGAGGACGCGTTCGGCGCCAGCGATCCGCGCGTGCGGACCGCGTTGGACAACCTGGCGACGGATCTGCGGGATCTTGGCGACTACGCTGGAGCGCGCGCGCTGGCGGAACGCTCGCTGGCGATTGGCGAGCGCGCGCTCGGTCCCGGCCACCTCGACGTCGCCCGCAGCCTGCACGCCCTGGCCGCAATCCTCGCGGCATCCGGTGACTACGCCGAAGCCACGAGACTCTTCGAGCGGGCGACGCGCATCAACGAGGAGGTGCTGAGGCCATCCAATCTCCCGAGCGCGCGCGCGTCGTGGCTCATACCGGATCTGCTGCCGCTCTCCGGCTACGGACCAGACGACCTGGACCTCTTCGAGAGGGTGCTGGCAAATCGCGAGAAGCAGCGCGGTCCTGCCGATCCGCGCCTGGCGGAAGGCATGAGCAATCTTGCCGCGCTGCTGTCCGGAGCCGACGACTTTCGCCGGAGCCTCCCGATGTTCGAGCGTGCGCTCGAATCGCAGGAGCGATTCCTCGGCCCGGATCATCCGGAAGTCGCCGCGGCGGCAACGAATCTCGCGCGCGTGCGCGCCGGCATGGGCGACCTGCAAAAGGCGACGGCGCTGTACCAGCGCGCGCTGACGATCTGGGAAGGAGCGCTGGGCCCGCGCCACCCAAGGGTGGCGACCGCTCTGGTGAACCTGGCGCGCGTCCACGTGCGAGCCGGCGCCGCGCGGGACGCCGGACCGCTGCTCGATCGTGCGCTCGCCATTCAGATTGCGGCGTTGGGGCCTGATCACCCGGACACGGCAGTGACGCTGAGCAGTCTCGCCGAAGTCTCGGCGCGTACCGGCGCTGCGGTCGACGCGTTCGCACTCGCGGCGCAGGCGGACGCCGTCAATCGCGAGCATCTGCGGCTCACGCTCCGCGCGCTTCCCGAACGGCAGGCGCTGGCATATGCGGCGTCGCGCGGCGCGGACCTGCAGCTGATGCTCCGTGTGGCCTCGGCGCGCGCAGACGACTCCCCAATCGTGACCGCCGGGTGGGACGCCGTCATCCAGGCCCGCGGCATGGTGCTCGACGAGGTCGCGGCGCGCCACCGCGCTTCCGGCGCGCTGGAGGCGGAGGCGGTCACCGCGCTCGCGGCCGAATTGGCAGCCGCGCGTCAGCGCCTCGCCACTCTCGCCGTGCGCGGCGTGCGCAACGATGCGCCCGCGAGCTACCGGCGTCTCCTGGAGGACGCCCGTGGCGAGAAGGACCGTACCGAGCGGGCACTCGCGGAAACCAGCGCGGCATTCAGGGACGGCGAAGTGAGCAGGCGTGTCGCGCTTCCCCAGGTGTCGGCAGCGCTGCCGTCGGGAAGCGCGCTGGTGGCCTTCGTGAAATACCAGGGCGATCCGGACCCGTCGTACCTCGCGTTCGTGCTGCGGGGCGCCGGCGCTCGACCGGTGCTCGTTCCGCTCGGAACAGAAGCAACGATCGACCGCCTGATCCAGCAGGTGCGCCGGCAGATTAACGAGGAGGCGATCGCACCGCTCGCCGTCGCCGGCCGCAGCGAAGGGGCGTATCGGCGGATGGCGGGAGAACTGCGCGCGGCGATCTGGGATCCCCTGCGGAGGCATCTGGGCGGCGCGACACGGGTGTTCGTGGTGCCCGACGGCGCGCTTCACCTCGTGAGCTTCGCCGCGCTGCCGGAAGGGCTGTCCCAGTACATGGTCGAGACGGGACCTGTCATTCACTACCTCTCCGCGGAACGCGACCTCGTGCCCCTGCAGCGCGGACCGACCGGCGCCCGCGGCCTGCTCGCCCTCGGCGGCGCGGCGTTCGACGACATCGGGTCGGGACGCGCCGCTGCGCCTTCCTTCCGCGGCACGCGATCCACCTGCCTCGACTTCCAGTCACTGCGGTTCGATGCCCTGCCCGCCTCGATCAAGGAAGTCGACGATGTGGTGTCGGTGTGGGATCGAGCACATGGCGCGCGCGATACGCTGCGGCTGACCGGTGCCGCCGCGACCGAAGCGGCGTTCAAGCAGACCGCCGGCGGACGCCGCATCCTGCATCTGGCGACTCACGGGTATTTTCTCGACCGCAACTGTGCGCCGGCGCCCGATCCGCGGGCCGCACCCGCACCGGCGGTTTCTCCGTCGAGGATCGCACGGGAGAATCCGTTGCTCCTGTCCGGGTTGATCCTCGCCGGCGCGAACCGCCGCGGGGCGGCCGCGCCGGACGACGAGGACGGCGTCCTCACCGCGGAGGAAGTCGCGGCCCTGAACCTCGACGGAGTCGAATGGGCCGTGCTGTCGGGCTGCGACACCGGCGTCGGCGAAATCAGGAGCGGCGAGGGGGTTTTCGGGCTGCGGCGAGCGTTCCAGATCGCCGGCGTCAGGGCCGTGATCATGACCCTGTGGCCGGTCGAAGACGAGACGACGCGCCGCTGGATGACGTCGCTGTACGAGGGCCGATGGTCCAGGCAGTTGAGCACGGCGGACGCCGTCCGCGCGGCGAGCCTGGCCGTATTGCGCCAGCGGCGGAGCAGCGGCCGCAGCGCGCATCCGTTCTACTGGGCGGCATTCGTGGCGGCGGGTGACTGGCGCTGACCGCGGGGGGTGTTTTTGATACAATCTGAAGTTCCACCGTCCTGCTGGGACGTCGTTCAACGGTAGGACACCGCGCTCTGGACGCGGTTATTGGGGTTCGAATCCCTACGTCCCAGCCATCCGCCTCCGCTCGCGCACGATTCAGGCGAGCTACGGCGGGATGGCTCACCGACACGCTGAGATCCCGCCGCAGCGCGGAGCGCGAAGGCGGACGAATCCCTACGTCCCAGCCAATTCTTGCTTGGCCTTGTACCCTACACATCATCCGCCGGATGTGCGCACTTCCGAACCGCCCACAATCGTGAGTCGGCTCGCCGCTCCCGTATGCGTCACTTTGATGCTTGCTGGCAGCGTAGAATCACGTCCATTAGCGCGCCGACCCGCCACGGTCACGGCCACTCAGGCGCTCGCGTGCTGTGAAGGCGTTCGGACGTCAGCCATGCCCTTCATGCACCGCGAAGCAGGTGCGTTGCTCCGAGTTCTCGGCTACCGACAAGCAAATTCGTCCCCGGTTGTGGGTTGGCAGAAGTCTGACCAGCCAAAAGCGCGCCAATACTCGACGAGTCCCAATGTACGGGCGAGATCCCTGAATGCCGGAAGCCCTCGGACGTCCCGAAACAGCGGCTGCCACAAGAGCGCTGGATGGCGCACGTGTGGAGCTGCGTCCGTCAAGAGGCGCAGCGATAGCTCCGGCTCGCGGTAGAAGGCGGCCCACTCAGCGAGCAGCGCCTTCTCATCCGCGCTCGCCGAAGACGCCAGAAGGCGAATGTCGGCCGCGGCCCCCGCCGGGGCATCTATGAACCGCAGCAGCCTGCGGCTCACGCGCGCGGTCAAAGACTCGTCCGGAATCGCGGCGAGGCGCATGCGAATCAGCGCCTGGTCGTCCTGATTGAGCGCCGCCACGAACCCGCCATCGAGCAGCTGTGTTTCGAGGCCCTCGAGCCTGAGACCGCGATCGATCTCGGCGAGCGCACCGGTGATATTCCTGTCGGCCAAGTGCGCCGCGCTCAGGAAGCCGGCAATGGCCGGCGCGAAGGGGTCCTGCGCCCGCGCCCGCTCGAGTGCAGGTATGGCTTCGCGCGTGCGACCCACCGCCAGCAGAAGAACGCCCCGGGGACCCGATGCCCGATCGGCGAGTCCGTAACGCGCGGAGGACATCTGCAGCTCCTCGAACGCGCGCGCCGCTGATGCCCAATTCCGGCGCCTCGCCTCCACAATCCCGATTTCCTCCAGCACGTCGGGTGCATCGGGCGTCAGCGCTCTCGCCTGCGCGAGCGCTTCGGCGGCGTTCTTCCGCCATTCCTCCGCCCGCTCCGGAACGAGGAACATGCCGTTCTGATAGACCGAGCTCAAACGCGCCCAGGCGATCGCGAACGAAGGATCGAGCGCGACCGCCCGCTGGAGGTGCGCGACGGCGAGTGGAAAAGATTGGGGCTGCCAGTCGAGATTGCGCGCGCGCGCACGCAGGTACTCCTCGTAGGCGGCAACATTGCGGGTCATGCCTGGCACGCGGCCGACGGCGCCGATCCCGAGCTTGACTTGCAGAGCATCCGCGACCGACCTGGCAATGTCATCCTGAATCACAAAGATGTCGTCGACCCGGCGCTCGTAGGTTTCTGACCAGAGACGGTCGCCGGTCCCTGCGCGACTCAACTGGACCGTGATGCGCACCTGATCCCCTGCCGTGCGCACGCTGCCCTGCAGCACGTGCTCCACGCCGAGCGCCTCGCCGACGGCACGCAGGTCCCCGCCCCTGTCCTTGAACCGGAACGACGACGTTCGTGAGGTGACGCGCAACTCACGCACACGTGACAGCGCATTCAGCGTTTCGACGGTGATCCCGTCGGCGAAGAACTCCCGCTCGGGATCCGACGACAGGTTGTCGAACGGCAGCACGGCCACCGACTGGGTCGCGGGAGGCCGCACACTGTTGCGGAAGGTGAGTATCGCAGCGGCGCCGGCCGCGGCGACGCCAACCAGTGCAGCCACGGCCATCAACCAAGCGGGCGACCCGTGGAGAACGGGCGCTGTCGGAGCCGTGGGCGCGGCGGGGGTATCGGCATCCACACGCTCCACGGACGCCGTCAGGCGATAGCCCCGTTTGGGGATCGTCTCGATGTATCGCGTGCGCTTGTCGCCATTCCCGAGGGCCTGCCGCAGCTGCCCGATGGCGAGATACACCGACCCGTCGCCCACCGTGACGTCTTCCCAGACCGTCGTCATCAACGACTCGATGGAGACGACGGCACCGCCGGCCCGGGCCAGGGCGACCAGGACGTCCATGGCACGCGGCTCGAGCCTAATCGAGCGCGAGTCGCACTCGATCAGGTTCTGGCTCGGTATGGCGGTCCAGGGCCCGATCCGGAAGCTCGGCGCGTCGTTCACGTGATTCCTCAGGCGATCCTGCCACGAACCTAAGACGGTCCTAAGGACGGCGGACCGCTGCCGATTGTAACTTCGCGTGGCGCCGGAGCGGCATTGTGAGCCGCCGCGACTCATCGCGCTCGCTCGGCGCTCCCGACCAGCCGTCGGGACAATGTCACCGACTTGACAGATCCAAGGAGGGCTTCTGATGCGACGCATTCTCTTCGTTGTGCTCTTGACCCTTGCAGCCTCCGCTCCAGCCGTTGGGCAGGCCAGCGCCGAACAGCAGATTCGGGATCTCGAGAAACAGTCTTTGGAGGCGGCCGAGCGCGGGACCGGACATGCGTTTGCCGAGCGCTACCTCGCCGACGATTTCCTCTTCACGGATCTGATGGGACGTGTCATGACCAAGGCGCAGATACTGGCGAGGCCGAAATCCACCCCTGGCAAGGGGGCCGTGATGGAGGTTGACGATCAGCAGGTGCGGGTCTACGGCGATACGGCAGTAGTCACCGGACGCGTGACGTTTACGAGCGCAGACAATCCGAAGCCGGACAGCAGGCCCGCGGCCCGCTACACGCGGGTGTGGGTCCACCAGGGCGGCAGCTGGAAGCTGGTCGCCGAGCAGCTGACGCGGATCGCCGCGCCGGCGGTAGGCTGACCTGGATGCGGCGGAGGCTTTCGGCTCTCGAGGCGATCATGCGGCGCGTACGAGCCGGGTCCGGAAATCGTCCCGAACACCCAGCCAACTTCTATTTCACACAACAATGACTGCGCCGCGCGCATTTGCCGGTGTGTCGA
This window contains:
- a CDS encoding CHAT domain-containing tetratricopeptide repeat protein; this encodes GFAESLRMIRELLDRGRGIEAENVSRALLARVEAATGPDALEVAEVLDLLGRAIRRSSKVANEEKSALAERAVAIKEQRLGSAHPALTVSLVNLGVQRALAGSPASATPLLERALAIQEAAAGADHPSVAAVLQTLGGLLIALRDDAGAKARLERAQRIREAAYGAGDPATLRTLVNLAILHQETGDYAGARERYRRARMLAGTMRLSADLLTLHVLSGTAVVLSDLAGDPAGAASLNERLLAFTEDAFGASDPRVRTALDNLATDLRDLGDYAGARALAERSLAIGERALGPGHLDVARSLHALAAILAASGDYAEATRLFERATRINEEVLRPSNLPSARASWLIPDLLPLSGYGPDDLDLFERVLANREKQRGPADPRLAEGMSNLAALLSGADDFRRSLPMFERALESQERFLGPDHPEVAAAATNLARVRAGMGDLQKATALYQRALTIWEGALGPRHPRVATALVNLARVHVRAGAARDAGPLLDRALAIQIAALGPDHPDTAVTLSSLAEVSARTGAAVDAFALAAQADAVNREHLRLTLRALPERQALAYAASRGADLQLMLRVASARADDSPIVTAGWDAVIQARGMVLDEVAARHRASGALEAEAVTALAAELAAARQRLATLAVRGVRNDAPASYRRLLEDARGEKDRTERALAETSAAFRDGEVSRRVALPQVSAALPSGSALVAFVKYQGDPDPSYLAFVLRGAGARPVLVPLGTEATIDRLIQQVRRQINEEAIAPLAVAGRSEGAYRRMAGELRAAIWDPLRRHLGGATRVFVVPDGALHLVSFAALPEGLSQYMVETGPVIHYLSAERDLVPLQRGPTGARGLLALGGAAFDDIGSGRAAAPSFRGTRSTCLDFQSLRFDALPASIKEVDDVVSVWDRAHGARDTLRLTGAAATEAAFKQTAGGRRILHLATHGYFLDRNCAPAPDPRAAPAPAVSPSRIARENPLLLSGLILAGANRRGAAAPDDEDGVLTAEEVAALNLDGVEWAVLSGCDTGVGEIRSGEGVFGLRRAFQIAGVRAVIMTLWPVEDETTRRWMTSLYEGRWSRQLSTADAVRAASLAVLRQRRSSGRSAHPFYWAAFVAAGDWR
- a CDS encoding winged helix-turn-helix domain-containing protein translates to MNDAPSFRIGPWTAIPSQNLIECDSRSIRLEPRAMDVLVALARAGGAVVSIESLMTTVWEDVTVGDGSVYLAIGQLRQALGNGDKRTRYIETIPKRGYRLTASVERVDADTPAAPTAPTAPVLHGSPAWLMAVAALVGVAAAGAAAILTFRNSVRPPATQSVAVLPFDNLSSDPEREFFADGITVETLNALSRVRELRVTSRTSSFRFKDRGGDLRAVGEALGVEHVLQGSVRTAGDQVRITVQLSRAGTGDRLWSETYERRVDDIFVIQDDIARSVADALQVKLGIGAVGRVPGMTRNVAAYEEYLRARARNLDWQPQSFPLAVAHLQRAVALDPSFAIAWARLSSVYQNGMFLVPERAEEWRKNAAEALAQARALTPDAPDVLEEIGIVEARRRNWASAARAFEELQMSSARYGLADRASGPRGVLLLAVGRTREAIPALERARAQDPFAPAIAGFLSAAHLADRNITGALAEIDRGLRLEGLETQLLDGGFVAALNQDDQALIRMRLAAIPDESLTARVSRRLLRFIDAPAGAAADIRLLASSASADEKALLAEWAAFYREPELSLRLLTDAAPHVRHPALLWQPLFRDVRGLPAFRDLARTLGLVEYWRAFGWSDFCQPTTGDEFACR
- a CDS encoding nuclear transport factor 2 family protein, encoding MRRILFVVLLTLAASAPAVGQASAEQQIRDLEKQSLEAAERGTGHAFAERYLADDFLFTDLMGRVMTKAQILARPKSTPGKGAVMEVDDQQVRVYGDTAVVTGRVTFTSADNPKPDSRPAARYTRVWVHQGGSWKLVAEQLTRIAAPAVG